The DNA segment aaatatttttggttctTTTTGCGACGTGATTTTGAGTCGCCAATGTatagttttgcgtcgccaattgTTCTGGTTAATATTATTCAGATTGAATAATTATTGTctaattaatgatgcttattcattaatttccccttaagatgagattagcacccaagGTCCCCACAAAATCCCTGTGTATGGGATCGAAAAACCAGCATGGACATTGAAATTTGATGGGTCTAGCCCTGAGGGAACAGCAAGTGCAGGCATAGTAATTATATCTCCAACCGGAGTAAAAACAGCCTTGTCCTTTAATCTGGATTTTCCTTGCACTAACAATCAATCTGAATATGAAGCATTAGTAATTGGTTTGGAGGTGCTCAAAGATTTGCAAGCAAAGAATGTTCAAGTAATTAGAGACTCACAGTTGGTACTTCGGCAAGTATCCGGAGAGTATAAATGTACGAGTCTATCATTGATCCCCTATTTTGTAGCCGCTTCCCAGCTGGCTGATGATTTTGAGGAGATAAATTTCCAATATGTACCAAGACAGCAAAATTGGGAGGCCAATGAACTAGCCAAATTGCTTCGGGGTTGAGATTGTCTGAGGAACTCACTCATAGATTGGTGTTAATTCAGAAAAGGAATCATCCCTCAATCATAAAAATGGGATTACAAATTGAGACTTTTAATGTGAATGTTAATTTGGCAGGTGATTGGAGAGAGTAACTAAAAGAAGCTTTAAAGTTCCCCGAGAAACCAATTCCTTACAATTTGAGGATGAAAGTCCTTAACTATATATTGGTGGAAGATGATTTGTATAGGAAAGGAATGAATGGTTTGTTGTTGCGATGCATTGGGTTCCCTGAGGCAATGGAAGCCATGAATTAGGTTCATAAAGGAGTATGCAGTGCACATCAATCAGGAATTAAGATGAGATGGCTCGTGAGGAGGCAAGGATATTATTGGCCATCAATGTTGAGGGATTGCATTAGATACTCTAAAGGATGTCAACCTTGCCAAAGACATGGCAATATCCAATGGGTTCCCGCTGATGAAATGTATGCTATTATAAAACCGTGGCCATTTCGGGGTTGGGCTATGGATTTGATCGGGAAAATTTACCCATCTTCATCTAAAGGCCATAATTTCATTATTGTGGCTACCGACTTCTTTACCAAATGGGTGGAGGTCATACCATTGAAAAAGGTGGAGCAAAATGATGTGATCGATTTTTATCAAAGAACACATCATACACCGATTTGGTATACCAAAATCTATTATTACAGATCAAGGAACCATGTTTGTAGGGTCGAAAGTGAAAGATTTTGCAGCAGATTATGGCATTAAGATACATTGCTCTTCGCCGTATTATCCTCAGGCCAATGGGCAAGCAGAAGCTTCTAATAAAGTGCTGATTCAAATCTTGCAGAAAATGATGGAAGACAATCCAAGAGATTGGCCTAGGCTATTATCCGAAACATTATGGGCATACAGAACATCAAAGAGAACCGCAACCGAGGTGAGTCCTTTTGCATTGGCCTATGGCCATGAAGCTGTGTTGCCTACGGAAATCATGGTTCCGTCATTACGAATAGCTATGCAAAATCATTTGATTTCGGAAACATACAGTGAAGACATGATCACAGAGTTAGAGGATCTCAATGATACACGAATGCAAGCTCTCAATAGCCTCATGCTCCAAAAAGAAAAGGTGGCTCGGAGTTACAATAAACGTGTTAGAAAGAAGTCGTTCCATGAAGGAGACCTGGTTTGGAAAGTCATACTACCTGTGGGAGTTAAGGACAGAGAATTGGGAAAATGGTCTCCAAATTGGGAAGGACCATTTAAAGTTCATCGAGTTTTGGACGAGAACGCCTATTGGCTAGCCAGTGTAGAAGGAGAACCTCACAAACGATGCATCAATGACAGATATTTGAAGCAATATGTTCCTAGTATGCGAGAGGAACATGCTCTCTAATTAATGTAAAGTGGCTGTAAACGCCAAAGTTGTAATTATCAGGCTAAATTATGGCCGAGTgtttgtaaataaataaaacagttGAAAATTTGCAGGAACGGTTGCATAAAGTAACCAACGATAAATGGTAAGTCAGACCATTAGTATAAAACAAAGAAGAAACCTAAATGTTCAAAAGCAGACGTTCGAAAAGGTTctaacaacaaaaacaaatattGTTTTCTCCATGAAACAGTGAAATTAACCTACTGCGGCTGCCAATTCTTCCCACTTCTGCTTACATTCTAGCTGAATGGACATGAATTCATTCAGAATTGTGTTCCATCCTTGATACTTAGATTTTTGATTCACCAATTGAATCCCAGTGTCACCAATCTCCTGGTTAGCCAAAAGTATTTGTGCTTTAAGAGATTCACCTTCCTCAGGTAGTTGTACTCTATTGGCTTCACAGGTAGCCAATTTTCTCTTCAGATGCGATATTTGTTCTTccacaatatcaaaattttgaccCACCTCAATCAGTTTGTTGACATTGCTCTCTCACACTCTCTTGAGATTATCCCAAGTTTCTTTAGAGGCCCTGAAAGTCTCTATTCTGGCCGAGAACTCGGTATGCTTGTTCACAGCGTCTCGGGCCTGTGAAAGGATAGAAGGCAGAGAATGAGAAGTCATACCTAGTGGAGATTTGGGAAATCCCTGGGAACTCTGAAGTAAGTGAAAAGCTATCAAAAGTTCTTGATGTTGCTGCTCTGTTAATGTGAATAAATCCTGAGTGATTCAAGACTGGATGGTTGTCATAGCATGATTGACAGACTCTATGCTGAGATATGGTGGAACTTCTGGAATGAGTTCACTCTTAACGTCTTGAAAAAAACTGAAGTCTAAGTCCATCGCGATTGAAGCAAGGGTGCACATATGAATCCGCCGAAAGGAGTAATCCTGCAAAAAGGTACCAGGAGATagtgaaataataaaaataagctCAAGAATATAGTCTTAAACAAAGTGTTGCCTCGACAGCAGTTGATGCGGCGACTATGTGGGAAACTTGTGCAACATGGGGAGCATGAACGG comes from the Henckelia pumila isolate YLH828 chromosome 1, ASM3356847v2, whole genome shotgun sequence genome and includes:
- the LOC140878239 gene encoding uncharacterized protein — its product is MPGLDRHLVEHSLPIKGDFKPYKQPSRRMSKEVEAKVKDEIGKLLKAGFIRPIRYAEWLSNVVPVIKKNGKLRVCIDFRDLNRATPKDVYLMPITDMLIDSVANNELLFFMDGYSGYNQIKIDERDTSKTAFRCPGAIGTFEWLVMPFGLKNAGATYQRAMNAIFHDMINHFIEVYINDIVVKSRKAEDHVEHLRKSFERMRKHNLKLNPMKCAFGVKVGNFLGFLVHQRGVEVDQNKSNAILETRPPKSKKKLHRLLGQGQAIAYFLAHHPASDESIPEEVEIYEISTQGPHKIPVYGIEKPAWTLKFDGSSPEGTASAGIVIISPTGVKTALSFNLDFPCTNNQSEYEALVIGLEVLKDLQAKNVQVIGENQGTMFVGSKVKDFAADYGIKIHCSSPYYPQANGQAEASNKVLIQILQKMMEDNPRDWPRLLSETLWAYRTSKRTATEVSPFALAYGHEAVLPTEIMVPSLRIAMQNHLISETYSEDMITELEDLNDTRMQALNSLMLQKEKVARSYNKRVRKKSFHEGDLVWKVILPVGVKDRELGKWSPNWEGPFKVHRVLDENAYWLASVEGEPHKRCINDRYLKQYVPSMREEHAL